Within the Malus sylvestris chromosome 4, drMalSylv7.2, whole genome shotgun sequence genome, the region GATACGATGTCCTGAGATGGTAACAAGTGTATATCGAATGTTAGTGTTGCGACCGGGTCTCGAATCGAACTGGTGGTGCCAGTGACATGGTAGCTTTGGAAAACCTCCCAAGAAAATGAGACTTGAGGAAACTTTGAAAGCAAGTGATCATCTGGGTGGCCTGAGTTGTCTACCGTCACAACTATGTTGTAGTCGTCGCCGTGGTCGTGGTTGGGATTGAATGACTGCATGGTACGTTTTCTTTGAATTAGGTGAAGCTGCGGCTTGTGGCCTTTATTATTGTATTTATAGTGATATATCGCTGAGTGAAGTCTCACTCCTACTAGGGTTAgaaattagttttcttttaggaaattgagTGTCGGCGATTTCTTATTTGCCTTGATTAATAAAAACCTAAGACAAGTAGGTTTTAGAATTAGtttaattttagggtttctttaTATTTCTGGTTTCCAAATCCCTTTAGGAAATTGGGTGTGCCAATTTGGGGCAGTAAACAGTGAAATCGGTGGGAAATATTAATTAGAAAGTGACAACCCAAAATTATCGTATGAATCTGGTGTCAACTATGCAGAAGTTAATGGAGAAATATTGAAGTAAAAGTCGAGAGAGAAGGTAGATGAATAACTGTTTCATGTTGAAATTAAGGTTGCAGCCGATGTTGAAAATATCGGTATCAGTAGAAAGATCGATATGcaaatttgtgaaaatatcgACGGATATATCAAATATCTATATCGGTTGCTTTATGTAAATGATGGAAATTTAAAATGTAACTTTAAGGAGTATCAAACATTATATTGGACGAAATATAAGAGTTTTTTCGATATTTAAAAAATGTAATAGAAATATTGATGATATATGTCGATTTTAGACTAAACTTAAGGACTTACACAATATGAAATGAAGTTTAGACTTCCCCCgcctccatatatatatatttttttactttttggaTATTTCCATGAAAATATTGGCCACGTCGAAATTTTAAATGCTAGTTGCAGCCATGCGATTTTTCATGGACTGTGTACAGGCTTCATTTCAGAGTTGCAGCCGTGCGTTTTTGTTTTGTAATGTGTGAAATTTTCCCTCCCATAATCCTAATTCATagtaaggaaaaagaaaaagaattcaaaTACTTAAATTTTAACTGCGACAACAACAATGCCAAACTAACAATTGAATGGTTGCTGCTCTGACTTCTGAGATATCTTTACGCACGAATTCCTCAAATATTGTTGTTGCTTCTCcttcaattcttcaattacTCGTCGTTTCTATCAAGTTCTTGTCGTCGTTCATCAACCTTTTGTCGTCGTTCACTAACCTCGTGTCGTTTGAGTCATAAGATTTTGCTTTATCCCCTTCAGTTGGTCCTGTAGATATATCTTTTCCATCTCGACGAAGTCCTCAATCTTAGATTCTGTAATCGTCTCAGTTCGTTTATTGTCTGTCAATGAGCCTCCATTTGTGTCTACAAATCCTAACaagaacacattttttttaacaaaagcgGATACCGCTTCTTAATCCTTTGTGTTTGCATCAACAACCACCTTTGGGAGTTTCTTACTTGAGCTCTTCAAGAGAGAGATGAATCTTGAAAGGAGGTTTGCACGGTGGAGTCTCGTAGATGCAGAAAATGCAACAGAGTCCACCCAGTCTGTGGTAAAGAAGCTGTGTACCGTCTATGTATCATATCAAATGGGCACATCCTGATTGCATAAACAAGGCCAAATTGGTCCAAGGACGTGCCTTGTAGATGTACAAGAGCATCTGGGAAAGTCATATTCTCTTCATATCGGCTAAACTCATGATTTAGCCTTAGTAAACTCATATATAAGCTCGTCAGTGTCTTACTCTTCTACGATTAGGATGAACGAATTAGTTTCCTTTTAGGGACTAGGATTTCTAATTTGCCGTAGGAAGTGGATGACTAATTTTCGGTTTCAACAAGCTAAATGTCCTAATGTTCGGGCTCCGCTAAGGATGCTAACTGGAACTGAagttaatttctttcaattacaAAGATGAAACTGAAGTTTACAAACACTGAAAAAGATATGTACGCCAGAGTATATTTGTTGAAAAATGATGCCCAATGGAACCAAATTTGAACTGCCACAATATAGCTTCCCGCTAGACATTTTCCGAAATGTTCTTAAGCAAACTGTTATAAagtaaaattcaaagtttaatGGCACTCTTAAAATCCGATATACCTGTGCCGGTCATCAGTTTGTCGGAAATCTGAATCTACAAACAGGGCAGGTGTGACCCGAGTTGAGCCACTGTATGATACAGTCTCCGTGAAAAATATGAGAGCACGGCAAGCAAGTGACTTGATCCCCACTCAACATCTTTTCCAAGCAAACCACGCACAACTGATCACAACTCGAACCATCAAACACAAACTTGTTCAAGGCGTCGACCGATGCTTTGGTTGCAGGCATTGGCCTGAACACAGCCTGATCTAATGACTCCCTCATAACCGCTTCTGTCAACAACCTATCATCGCTATCCCTTGTATTTTGCCGCAACAAGGCCAAGACTAGGCGCATTTTCGCACAGGTTCTTATCACACTATCCCGAAGTCCTAATAGGGTTTCTATAGCACCCTCCAATCCATGCATATCGTCAGCAGAAAGCATAACACTAATGTGATTAAGCCGTGATACCGCGGATCCCCACTCTTCACGCAGTTGCCCGGCCCAACCCTCTTGTGGAAGTTGAAGTCCATCATCGTAAATCGCAAGCAATGCACGATTGTCCTGATGGTTGCCCAGTATTTCTG harbors:
- the LOC126617630 gene encoding uncharacterized protein LOC126617630 — protein: MQAFNSNNDGDYEVFVTVENTVIPLDESPPTPLPLPRITILFNVVISYNVDSDITGPIRAYNARLRLDHPFHSFTSCPRDAVSNMIAAMQIPFPLDRLRWKTQSFGGSTEPLESVEAMISKIVNGVDAMVSDGKLGIIVTIEKEIKMVAHQVFDEMQMLEVQARELRDELESEILGNHQDNRALLAIYDDGLQLPQEGWAGQLREEWGSAVSRLNHISVMLSADDMHGLEGAIETLLGLRDSVIRTCAKMRLVLALLRQNTRDSDDRLLTEAVMRESLDQAVFRPMPATKASVDALNKFVFDGSSCDQLCVVCLEKMLSGDQVTCLPCSHIFHGDCIIQWLNSGHTCPVCRFRFPTN